The following proteins are encoded in a genomic region of Arachis stenosperma cultivar V10309 chromosome 4, arast.V10309.gnm1.PFL2, whole genome shotgun sequence:
- the LOC130975582 gene encoding ABC transporter G family member 9-like: MHLQLDIETEATHHANLPVLLKFYDVVYKTKPEKERFKNTKVEGKTILKGVSGIVQPGEILAMLGPSGSGKTTLLTALGGRLGGKLSGNITYNGKTFSNAMKRLTGFVTQDDVLYPHLTVTETLIFTARLRLPSSRFTKEEKIMQAKNVIDQLGLTECKDSMIGGPCLRGVSGGERKRVSIGQEMLINPSLLLLDEPTSGLDSTTAQKIVSTLSELASDGEKTIVMTIHQPSSRIYYLFHKVLLLSEGNLMYFGMGSEAVKYFSSIDYAPSMDMNPSDFLLDLANGIYTGQPNEDHTLNKKKLISSYKEHFSDTIEPMFHEKCDFDKNEDRFEDEKSFGTWPTSWWQQFFLLLRRDVKERRHESFSCILIFEVIAAAIITGLVWYKSDISHLQDQLGLLYNMINFWFAFPLYRAIFTFPQERPMLEKERSSGMYRLSSYLMAKSVADLPIELVLPTAYLIITYWMTGLKVNAVNFLCTLSTVLLHVLVAQGVGLAIGAIVMDMKSVTTLAAIIMLIFMLSAGYFVQHLPKFIAWLKYISPSYYTYLLLIGSQYKSSETYPCSNNNGECSVAEFPMIRTQMVLDMKEQAMAALALVIMLIGYRIVAYIALLRIGVTKNKA, translated from the exons ATGCATCTCCAGTTAGATATAGAGACTGAAGCTACTCACCATGCAAATCTCCCTGTACTTCTCAAG TTCTATGATGTTGTTTATAAAACTAAGCCAgagaaagagagattcaagaacACAAAGGTGGAAGGAAAAACAATACTGAAAGGTGTTTCAGGCATTGTTCAACCAGGTGAAATTCTAGCCATGTTAGGCCCATCCGGGAGCGGCAAAACAACTCTCCTAACAGCATTAGGAGGCAGACTTGGAGGAAAACTCTCCGGAAACATAACTTACAATGGCAAAACTTTCTCGAATGCAATGAAGCGTCTTACCGGCTTTGTTACTCAAGATGATGTTCTGTATCCTCATCTAACTGTCACCGAGACTCTAATCTTCACCGCGCGTCTTAGATTGCCAAGTAGTAGGTTcaccaaagaagaaaaaataatgcAAGCAAAAAATGTGATAGATCAACTAGGCTTAACCGAATGCAAAGATAGCATGATTGGAGGGCCATGTTTGAGAGGTGTTTCTGGGGGAGAGAGGAAAAGGGTTAGTATTGGGCAAGAAATGTTAATAAATCCAAGCTTGTTGCTTTTGGATGAACCAACCTCTGGATTAGATTCGACGACGGCACAAAAAATTGTATCAACTTTGTCTGAGCTAGCAAGTGATGGAGAGAAAACTATTGTGATGACAATACACCAACCTTCTAGTAGGATATACTACTTGTTTCACAAGGTCTTACTCTTATCAGAAGGGAACCTTATGTATTTTGGAATGGGTTCAGAAGCTGTTAAATACTTCTCAAGCATTGACTATGCTCCTTCTATGGACATGAATCCTTCTGACTTCCTACTTGATCTTGCAAACG GTATATACACCGGTCAACCGAATGAGGACCATACcttaaacaagaagaaactgaTTTCTTCCTACAAGGAACACTTTAGTGACACAATAGAACCAATGTTTCATGAAAAGTGTGACTTTGATAAAAATGAAGATAGATTTGAAGATGAAAAAAGCTTTGGGACTTGGCCTACCAGCTGGTGGCAGCAATTCTTTCTGCTGCTAAGAAGAGATGTCAAAGAGAGAAGACATGAATCATTCTCTTGCATTCTAATTTTTGAAGTTATTGCAGCTGCCATTATTACAGGGCTAGTTTGGTACAAGTCTGATATTTCTCACTTGCAGGATCAG CTTGGACTTTTATACAACATGATTAACTTCTGGTTCGCCTTCCCTCTCTACCGAGCAATATTCACCTTTCCCCAAGAAAGACCAATGTTGGAGAAAGAAAGATCCTCTGGTATGTACAGACTCTCCTCATACTTAATGGCAAAGTCGGTGGCGGATCTTCCAATTGAGCTTGTCCTTCCAACTGCATACCTCATCATAACCTATTGGATGACAGGTCTGAAAGTGAATGCAGTTAACTTCTTGTGCACGCTATCTACCGTCTTACTCCACGTGTTAGTCGCACAAGGGGTCGGCCTTGCCATCGGCGCCATTGTGATGGATATGAAATCTGTGACCACATTGGCTGCAATAATCATGCTAATTTTCATGCTATCAGCTGGATACTTTGTTCAACATTTACCAAAATTTATAGCATGGTTGAAGTATATTTCCCCAAGTTACTACACATACCTGCTATTGATAGGATCTCAGTATAAATCTAGTGAGACATACCCATGCTCTAACAATAATGGTGAGTGTTCAGTTGCAGAATTTCCTATGATAAGAACACAAATGGTGCTTGATATGAAAGAGCAAGCCATGGCTGCATTGGCTCTAGTTATAATGCTTATAGGTTATAGAATTGTGGCTTATATTGCACTATTGAGGATTGGAGTGACAAAGAACAAGGCTTAA